One window of the Anopheles cruzii chromosome 2, idAnoCruzAS_RS32_06, whole genome shotgun sequence genome contains the following:
- the LOC128279078 gene encoding forkhead box protein biniou, which yields MIKTEEHMDVTVGTIGDGSEDQGLLVGGHNVPPSAGYHYRPLSSNIVMATPHIIENPALQGLQDDRSMMNHHYHHYHPHGTHTIAHPAASQQHNSQQHPPQQHQQQHFREHFQIHQHQQQYHHHHHHHQESQQQHQQHQQMDVKDEMDERHSPSIAAYQTGGELKPEGDGVKIPSMYHPFEKLSSYYINHRSPYLISQVNDDPVVGESVLVDGAARGPVANGYLLESSINTLKLTASGSSEPLGGSMMGYGVVPVSSVELVGTMQERARSNGSSGSGTISPTSSSTIVTNPYTVLQHHHQQHLQHHHQHHQPPTGEPPLCEVGSVGSSSVGAGHITVNPLAGHSVSKSVSPVTPLGSPGSSTTPPVSGGSAGGSVCGNVASSSGGVIARKGSISAGAGGGGGEQQLSSTTPEGQKKAHGGRRQEKPQLSYINMIVMAIKDSPHRRRTLSEIYKYLQSKYEFFNGEYNGWKNSVRHNLSLNECFKKLPKECGKPGKGHYWTIDSSAEYMFEDEGSLRRRPRGFRRKQQLKGYATGSAFYTAGNSGYEIAELAGGYIATAQPYGGYSTDYANIPPPMGGGGGGGVGGGNAGGGGPVAPQGSLYPEPPSSTSSSVTSWHYPTGDALGQYSKITHTSLHETPGSPGHGAGGPQAGGTVLEYGNYTFPGATPAPYGLDSGLKMASLGQMAPPVSTSATGSTTPVCTTSVGSPSLASLVISNPEAEGPAATPPSVLVDGDGDCKASTGGYNVIGGGLVGHSMVSASGARLKMASLGQMAPPVSTSATGSTTPVGTTSVGSPSLASLVISNPEAEGPAPTPPSVLVEGDGDCKAATGGYNVIGGGLVGHSMLQQHNHHTHHHPAHPHAHHHHHLHGNHLNLAAPY from the exons ATGATAAAAACGGAAGAGCACATGGATGTGACGGTGGGTACGATCGGGGATGGGAGCGAGGATCAGGGTCTCCTAGTCGGCGGTCACAACGTTCCGCCGAGCGCCGGCTATCACTATCGGCCCCTCTCGTCGAACATCGTGATGGCCACACCGCACATCATTGAGAATCCGGCCCTTCAGGGGCTGCAGGACGATCGGTCGATGATGAATCATCACTACCATCATTACCATCCGCACGGGACGCACACGATCGCTCACCCGGCAGCATCCCAGCAACATAATTCTCAGCAACATcccccgcagcagcaccagcagcagcattttcGTGAGCACTTCCAgatccaccagcaccagcaacagtatcatcatcatcatcatcatcatcaggagtctcagcaacagcaccagcaacaccagcagatGGACGTGAAGGACGAGATGGATGAGCGCCATTCGCCGTCGATCGCCGCTTACCAGACCGGCGGCGAGCTGAAGCCGGAAGGGGACGGGGTCAAAATACCCTCGATGTACCACCCGTTCGAGAAGCTGTCCTCGTACTACATCAACCACCGATCGCCGTACCTGATCTCGCAGGTGAACGACGATCCGGTGGTGGGCGAGTCGGTCCTGGTGGACGGAGCAGCCCGTGGTCCCGTGGCCAACGGGTACCTGCTGGAAAGCTCCATCAACACCCTGAAACTAACGGCCAGTGGCAGCTCGGAACCTCTCGGTGGCTCGATGATGGGTTACGGGGTGGTTCCCGTGTCCTCGGTGGAGCTCGTCGGAACGATGCAGGAGCGGGCGCGCAGTAACGGTAGCAGCGGCAGTGGAACCATATCCCCAACTTCCTCATCGACGATCGTGACCAATCCTTACACGGTGCTGcaacatcaccaccagcagcatttgcagcaccaccaccaacaccaccagccgccGACGGGTGAACCGCCACTCTGTGAGGTGGGAAGCGTCGGAAGCTCGTCCGTCGGTGCGGGCCATATAACGGTCAATCCGCTCGCAGGACATTCGGTGTCCAAATCGGTGTCACCGGTGACTCCGCTCGGATCGCCCGGCTCCAGCACGACACCGCCCGTCAGTGGAGGCAGTGCGGGAGGCAGCGTGTGTGGTAATGTCGCCAGCTCGTCCGGTGGTGTCATTGCCCGGAAGGGTAGCATCAGCgccggcgctggcggtggtggtggagaacAGCAGCTGAGCAGCACTACGCCCGAGGGCCAGAAGAAGGCGCACGGGGGCCGACGGCAGGAGAAACCGCAGCTCAGCTACATCAACATGATCGTGATGGCGATCAAGGATTCGCCCCATCGGCGCCGCACGCTCAGCGAAATCTACAAGTATCTGCAGTCGAA GTACGAGTTCTTCAACGGCGAGTACAACGGCTGGAAGAACTCGGTTCGCCACAATCTCAGCCTGAACGAGTGCTTCAAGAAGCTCCCGAAGGAGTGCGGCAAACCGGGCAAGGGCCACTACTGGACGATCGACTCGTCGGCCGAGTACATGTTCGAGGACGAGGGCAGCCTGCGACGGCGACCGCGCGGATTCCGGCGCAAGCAGCAGCTGAAGGGATACGCCACCGGCAGCGCATTCTACACCGCCGGCAACAGCGGCTACGAGATTGCCGAACTGGCCGGCGGCTACATTGCGACGGCGCAACCCTACGGCGGCTACTCGACCGACTACGCCAACATTCCTCCACCgatgggcggtggtggcggtggcggtgtagGAGGTGGCAATGCTGGAGGCGGTGGTCCGGTGGCCCCTCAGGGATCGCTCTACCCGGAGCCGCCATCCTCGACGTCCTCGTCGGTCACCTCCTGGCACTATCCGACTGGCGACGCGCTCGGGCAGTACTCGAAGATCACGCACACGTCCCTCCACGAGACACCGGGGTCGCCGGGCCACGGGGCAGGAGGCCCTCAGGCGGGGGGCACGGTGCTGGAGTACGGAAATTACACGTTCCCTGGGGCGACACCCGCACCATACGGGCTCGACAGTG GACTAAAAATGGCATCCCTCGGGCAGATGGCACCACCCGTTTCAACATCCGCGACGGGATCAACCACTCCGGTTTGCACAACGTCGGTTGGGTCTCCGTCGCTCGCATCGCTGGTGATATCGAACCCGGAAGCGGAAGGTCCTGCGGCCACACCTCCGAGCGTTCTggtcgatggcgatggagaCTGCAAAGCGTCGACCGGCGGTTACAACGTGATTGGCGGGGGACTCGTCGGACATTCGATGGTCAGTGCGTCCGGTGCGA GACTAAAAATGGCATCCCTCGGACAGATGGCACCACCCGTTTCGACATCCGCGACGGGATCAACCACTCCGGTTGGCACAACGTCCGTTGGGTCTCCGTCGCTCGCATCGCTGGTGATATCGAACCCGGAAGCAGAAGGTCCTGCGCCCACACCTCCAAGCGTTCTGGTTGAAGGCGATGGAGACTGTAAAGCGGCGACCGGTGGCTACAACGTGATTGGCGGGGGACTCGTCGGACATTCGATG ctgcagcaacatAACCACCATACGCACCATCATCCTGCGcatccacacgcacaccaccatcatcacctgCACGGGAATCATCTGAATCTGGCCGCTCCGTACTGA